Proteins encoded in a region of the Triticum dicoccoides isolate Atlit2015 ecotype Zavitan chromosome 3A, WEW_v2.0, whole genome shotgun sequence genome:
- the LOC119272093 gene encoding uncharacterized protein LOC119272093, with protein MDAGKTPHPLPLSVAQKQIRDDVPLVCAWALVNAFAIAGGQASLYIAGYTHLQCIQSSSILPCLWIGMLCCAATQSAAAALALLLPCHRRRARRALAYLALAVTFLFHGMYAIHFRISLAAYPGGYVFGWIFYTVVICYMVVRDLTCLSDLLRGDGWGKQ; from the exons ATGGACGCCGGCAAGACGCCTCATCCGCTGCCTCTGAGCGTGGCCCAAAAGCAGATCCGGGATGATGTCCCACTGGTCTGCGCATGGGCGCTCGTCAACGCCTTCGCCATCGCCGGCGGCCAAGCATCCCTCTACATAGCTGGCTACACCCACCTCCAGTGCATCCAG TCATCATCCATTCTGCCCTGCCTCTGGATCGGGATGCTGTGCTGCGCCGCAACCCAGTCGGCCGCGGCGGCGCTGGCGCTGCTGCTCCCATGCCACCGTCGCCGGGCCCGCCGTGCCCTCGCCTACCTCGCGCTCGCGGTCACCTTCCTCTTCCATGGCATGTACGCCATCCACTTCCGGATCTCCCTCGCCGCCTACCCAGGAGGATACGTCTTCGGCTGGATCTTTTACACCGTGGTCATTTGCTACATGGTGGTGCGCGACCTGACCTGCCTGTCTGACCTCCTTCGAGGTGATGGGTGGGGCAAGCAGTAG
- the LOC119272094 gene encoding uncharacterized protein LOC119272094 produces the protein MDGKTPHLLPLSAAKKKIHDDVPPVCTYALLNALAIVFGTAVGHIAVDYLDVSCSQLSSILPCVELTDAESAWLTALSIGILCCAPTQAAAAALALLLPCRRRRARRALAYLALAVTFLFHCMYAGAVWTFLAADPRYISGKIFFTMVIVCLILACNLTCLSDLLGGDGSDKQ, from the exons ATGGACGGCAAGACCCCTCATCTGCTGCCTCTGAGCGCGGCCAAGAAGAAGATCCACGATGACGTCCCACCGGTCTGCACATATGCGCTCCTCAACGCCCTCGCCATCGTCTTCGGCACAGCAGTGGGCCACATAGCCGTCGACTACTTGGACGTGTCGTGCAGCCAG CTCTCCTCCATTCTGCCGTGCGTTGAGCTGACGGACGCGGAGTCCGCCTGGTTAACCGCCCTCTCGATCGGGATTCTGTGCTGCGCCCCAACCCAGGCGGCCGCGGCGGCGCTGGCGCTGCTGCTCCCATGCCGCCGTCGCCGGGCCCGCCGCGCCCTCGCCTACCTCGCGCTCGCGGTCACCTTCCTCTTCCATTGCATGTACGCCGGCGCCGTCTGGACCTTCCTCGCCGCCGACCCAAGATACATCTCCGGCAAGATCTTTTTTACCATGGTCATCGTCTGCCTCATCCTGGCGTGCAACCTGACCTGCCTGTCTGACCTCCTTGGAGGTGATGGGTCGGACAAGCAGTAG